The genomic segment CTGCGCGCCGCATTGTCATCGCACAGGAAAAGAACGTTGGTGCGGGTCATGACAGGCGCTCCTCTTCAAGAAATCATGTGGGAACGGCGCGGTCCGCAGCGATCCGCCATGCCGTCCCGGTTGCCCCGCCAGCATGGAAAGCAGCCTACCGGGAAATTTCTTCAGCACGGTGACGGACGCACGGCAATTCTATGATGGCCAGGAACCGGCGGGATGAGCGGGAACGACGGCCCCTTGACCCGGAAAGCGGGAGACGCTAGCTGCCGGCGGGACGGATCAGGAGGACCGGGGCCCGGGCCGCACCCATGAGGCGGATCGCCGTCTCGTCGTCGCCGAAGACGGCGCCCTGAAGATCGGCCACCACGAGCGAGGGGTCCATCTCGCGCAGCATGTGGGCGGCCCCGGAGACGCCACGGGCCACAATGTGCCGGAAGACGGGCCGCGCATCGGCGGGCAGGGTCTCGCGCGCCCTCTGCTCGATGTGGCCGCCCTCCTCCGCCGTCTCCGCCATGACCATCACCACGAGCGGCTCGTGGCGTTCCACGGCGATGCGCGCGGCGAGATCCAGCGCCTGGAGCGCGCCCTCGTCGCCATCGTCGAGCACCACGACCTGGCCCGACACCCTGCGCCGGCGCGGCGCGACGATGGCCGCGCCCATGCCGCGCTCGGCGGCGCGGCGGGCGAGCGCGAGCGCCTCGCGGCCGGCCTCGAGCCCGGGACCGGACGCGTTGATGACGACAAGGTCGCCGCCGGTGATGGCCGCCCCGAGCTCCTCGCCGAGGCGCCCGCGCGAGCGCCCGAAGCTCCAGGCGACATGCGCCCGCATGGCGTGGCTCGACAAGGCCCGCTCGCAGGCCTGCGCCTGGCGCCGGAGCGCGGTTTCCATGCCCGACAGGTCGATGGGATAGCTCTGCCGCCCGCCGCGCGGAACGGCCCGGGCGAAGGGCAGCCCGGCCAGATCGAACAGCGCGCTCTCCTCCACGAACAGGCCGCGCATCTCCGCGCGCATCGCTGCGGCGAGGCTTGCCGCCATCTCCAGGACGTCGTCGGCATTGCCCGACGGGTCGAACCCGATCACCACGCGCCTTATCCCGCGCTTCCGCGATTGCCCGATCATGACTGCACATCCGTCGTGTTGGCGCCCGCGCCGTTCCCCGCCCCGGCGCCGGTGCCGTTGGGCCTCGCCCCGAACGCCTTGCGCTGCTCGGCGAAATGCTGGAGCCTTGCCTCGACCAGCGCATTGATCGACTGCTCCGGGAACGCGCCCGACGCGTCGCGTTCGCCCGCCTCGCGGCCGGTGAGCAGCGCGATCCCCTGATCGACGGTCTCCACGCCGTAGATATGAAACTCCCCCTTCGAGGCCGCGTCCACAACATCCTCGCGCAGCATCAGATGCTGCACATTGGCCTTCGGGATCAGCACGCCCTGCTTTCCGGTGAGCCCGCGCGCCACGCACAGGTCGAAGAAGCCCTCGATCTTCTCGTTCACCCCGCCGATGGCCTGCACCTCGCCGAACTGGTTGACCGACCCCGTCACCGCGAAGGACTGCCGGATCGGCACCTCCGACAGCGCGGAGAGCAGCGCATAGAGTTCCGCGCAGGAGGCGCTGTCGCCGTCGACCCCGCCATAGGACTGCTCGAAGACGAGGCTCGCCCACAGAGATGGCGGCAGTTCCAGCGCATAGCGCGACGACAGGAGGCTCGACAGGATCAGCACGCCCTTGGAATGGAGCGGCCCGCCGAGCTCGACCTCGCGCTCGATATCGACCACCTTGCCCGCCCCCATGCGCACCCGCGCGGTGATCCGGCTCGGCCGGCCGAAGCTCAGATTGCCGAGGCTCAGCACCGCAAGGCCGTTGATCTGGCCGACCGCCTCCCCATCGGTGTCGATGAGCACGATATCGCGCGTGATCGCCTCCTGGGCGCGCTCGCGCAACCGGCTGGCGCGGTCGATGCGCTCGCGCACGGCGCGGGCCACATCCTCCGCGGTGATCGTGTCGCGGCCGGCATCGCCCGCCCAGTAGTCCGCCTCGCTCATCAGGTCGGCGAGCGGACCGGTGCGCACCGACAGCTTCGCGGCATCGTCGGCAAGGCGCGAAGCCTCCTCGATGATGCGCGCCACGCCGGAGGCCTCCACGGGCTTCAGCCCCTTGTTCTGCACGATCGTGGCAACGAGCCTGGAATAGAGGCCGCAGGCCTCCCCGGAACGGTCGATATCCTCGTTGAAGTCCGCCTCCACCTTGAACAGGTCGGAAAAGTCCGGATCGAGATTGGACAGCATGTAATAGAGGATCCGCTCGCCGATCAGGATCACCTTGACCTTGAGCGGGATCGCGTCGGGCTGCAGCGAGATCGTGCTCACGAGGCTCATCATCTCGCCCGGCGAGGTAATTGAGATGGCGCCCGAGCGCAGGCACCGCTTCAGCGCCTCCCAGGAGAGCGGCTCGGTGAGCACCTTGCGCGCATCCAGCACCAGATAGCCGCCATTGGCCCGGTGCAGGGCGCCCGGCTTGATCAGGGTGAAATCGGTGGTCAGCGCGCCGTATTGCGTGATGTG from the Kaustia mangrovi genome contains:
- a CDS encoding Lon protease family protein, with the translated sequence MDALTPDKLRQHCDPEALGFKTTQELESVDELVGQDRALGAIRFGTGIDKPGFNLFLLGSSGTGRHTAIRRFLDRRAAEEEAPDDWVYVNNFSFAHKPRALRLPPGTAVRFRDTMAELIDDLRTAIPALFESDDYRNRRRAIDEAFEEQQSSAFEDLQKKAEEKNIAVMRTPMGFALAPKRNGEVIKPEVFNAMAEDERKEIEETIQELQKELADILQRLPQLEKERRDKLRELNAELAEYAVGSSIKDIAARFEGLEAIQTYLEEAREDLVKNANLFLEAAQEESQQNQPFRSAGTGMDDPRFRRYAVNVVVANGDDDGAKGAPIVFEDHPTLFNLLGRVEHITQYGALTTDFTLIKPGALHRANGGYLVLDARKVLTEPLSWEALKRCLRSGAISITSPGEMMSLVSTISLQPDAIPLKVKVILIGERILYYMLSNLDPDFSDLFKVEADFNEDIDRSGEACGLYSRLVATIVQNKGLKPVEASGVARIIEEASRLADDAAKLSVRTGPLADLMSEADYWAGDAGRDTITAEDVARAVRERIDRASRLRERAQEAITRDIVLIDTDGEAVGQINGLAVLSLGNLSFGRPSRITARVRMGAGKVVDIEREVELGGPLHSKGVLILSSLLSSRYALELPPSLWASLVFEQSYGGVDGDSASCAELYALLSALSEVPIRQSFAVTGSVNQFGEVQAIGGVNEKIEGFFDLCVARGLTGKQGVLIPKANVQHLMLREDVVDAASKGEFHIYGVETVDQGIALLTGREAGERDASGAFPEQSINALVEARLQHFAEQRKAFGARPNGTGAGAGNGAGANTTDVQS
- a CDS encoding universal stress protein, which encodes MVIGFDPSGNADDVLEMAASLAAAMRAEMRGLFVEESALFDLAGLPFARAVPRGGRQSYPIDLSGMETALRRQAQACERALSSHAMRAHVAWSFGRSRGRLGEELGAAITGGDLVVINASGPGLEAGREALALARRAAERGMGAAIVAPRRRRVSGQVVVLDDGDEGALQALDLAARIAVERHEPLVVMVMAETAEEGGHIEQRARETLPADARPVFRHIVARGVSGAAHMLREMDPSLVVADLQGAVFGDDETAIRLMGAARAPVLLIRPAGS